GCTGGATCAGGTGACCTCGGCGGTGGTCACCGGCACGTACGCCGATCCCAAGGCCGGCCGGATCACCTTCGCAGCCTTCTTCGGGGAGTGGTCGGCCCGCCAGGTCTGGGCACCCGGCACTGTTCTCGCGATGTCGCTGGCGGCGAGGTCCGTGCCCTTCGCGGGGAAGCCGATGAAGCAGGTCCGTCGATCCGACGTCGAGACCTGGATCAAGCAGATGAACGCCGCCGGACTCGCCCCCGGCACAATCAAGACGCGGTACGTCAATGTCAGGTCGGTGTTTCGCGCCGCTGTGAAGGACCGGGTGATCGGTTCCAACCCGACCGACTGCGTACGCCTCCCCCGCGGCCGACGTCCGGACGTGGCCATGTCGATCCCCACCCCCGAGGAGGTCGGGCAGCTCATGTCCGTGGCCGACGAGCGGTTCCAGCCGTTCATCGCCCTCTGCGCGTTCGCCGGCCTGCGGCTGGGTGAGGCCGCGGGGGTCCAGCTCGGTGACGTCGACTTCCTCCGCAAGTCACTCAAGGTCTCCCGCCAGGTCCAGCGCATCAACGGCGGAGCTATCGACGTGCGGGCGCCGAAGTACGGGTCAGAGCGCGTCGTCTACCTCGCCGACAGCCTCGTCAACGTGCTCGCCGCGCACGTCGCCGACCACGGCACGACCGGCAAGAATCAGTGGCTCTTCGCCGGAGAGGGCGACGATCCGCCGCACCAGAACACCGTCGGCTACTGGTGGCGCAAGACGCTGCGCGACGCCGACCTGACCGGCATCAAGCTCCATGACCTCCGGCACT
This genomic interval from Nocardioides kongjuensis contains the following:
- a CDS encoding tyrosine-type recombinase/integrase, which produces MAGNIAKRANGKWRARYRDEAGNERARHFDRKIDAQQWLDQVTSAVVTGTYADPKAGRITFAAFFGEWSARQVWAPGTVLAMSLAARSVPFAGKPMKQVRRSDVETWIKQMNAAGLAPGTIKTRYVNVRSVFRAAVKDRVIGSNPTDCVRLPRGRRPDVAMSIPTPEEVGQLMSVADERFQPFIALCAFAGLRLGEAAGVQLGDVDFLRKSLKVSRQVQRINGGAIDVRAPKYGSERVVYLADSLVNVLAAHVADHGTTGKNQWLFAGEGDDPPHQNTVGYWWRKTLRDADLTGIKLHDLRHFYASGLIAAGCDVVTVQRSLGHAKATTTLNTYAHLWPTAEDRTRRAAESILSASLGGTVATLADASGPGEQARSRTAPAFRRASPSKHAVRHSAD